In Cynocephalus volans isolate mCynVol1 chromosome 3, mCynVol1.pri, whole genome shotgun sequence, one DNA window encodes the following:
- the DHDH gene encoding trans-1,2-dihydrobenzene-1,2-diol dehydrogenase isoform X2, translated as MALRWGIVSAGLISGDFTTVLGTLPRSEHQVVAVAARDLNRAKEFARKHDIPKAYGSYVELARDPNVEVVYIGTQHPQHKAAVLLCLVEGKAVLCEKPLGVNAAEVREMVAEARSRGLFLMEAIWTRFFPALEALRSVLAQGTLGDLRVARAEFGNNFTHVPRATDWAQAGGGLLDLGIYCIQFISMVFGGQKPEKISAMGRHHETGVDDTVTVLLQYPGGVHASFTCSITAKLSNTAFVSGTKGMAQYQARKKFAPGETKRQDFHVTTRLLRNKPPAAKKEGGPKPPWG; from the exons ATGGCGCTCCGCTGGGGCATAGTGTCAGCTGGCCTTATCTCCGGCGACTTCACGACCGTGCTGGGGACGCTGCCTCGCTCGGAGCACCAG gtggtggcagtggcggCCCGCGACTTGAACCGGGCGAAGGAGTTCGCACGGAAACACGACATCCCCAAGGCCTACGGCTCCTATGTGGAGCTGGCCAGGGACCCGAACGTAG AGGTGGTCTACATTGGCACCCAGCACCCCCAGCACAAGGCCGCAGTGCTGCTGTGCTTGGTGGAAGGCAAGGCCGTCCTGTGCGAGAAGCCCCTGGGCGTGAACGCCGCGGAAGTTCGCGAGATGGTTGCCGAGGCCCGATCCCGAGGCCTCTTCCTTAtggag GCCATCTGGACCCGCTTTTTTCCTGCGTTAGAGGCTTTGAGGTCTGTTTTGGCCCAGGGTACTCTCGGGGACCTTCGGGTGGCTCGAGCAGAATTTGGGAACAACTTCACCCATGTACCCCGGGCCACTGACTGGGCCCAGGCTGGTGGTGGCCTGCTGGACCTCGGCATCTACTGCATCCAGTTCATCTCCATGGTCTTTGGTGGGCAGAAGCCAGAGAAGATTTCAGCCATGGGAAGGCACCATGAAACAG GTGTGGATGACACTGTCACTGTGCTACTCCAGTACCCAGGAGGGGTGCATGCCAGCTTCACCTGCAGCATCACCGCCAAGCTGTCCAACACAGCCTTTGTGAGTGGTACCAAAGGCATGGCCCAG TATCAGGCTAGAAAGAAGTTTGCTCCTGGGGAAACCAAGAGACAAGATTTTCATGTGACAACAAGGTTGCTAAGGAACAAGCCCCCAGCCGCCAAGAAGGAAGGAGGGCCCAAACCTCCCTGGGGATGA
- the DHDH gene encoding trans-1,2-dihydrobenzene-1,2-diol dehydrogenase isoform X1, translating to MALRWGIVSAGLISGDFTTVLGTLPRSEHQVVAVAARDLNRAKEFARKHDIPKAYGSYVELARDPNVEVVYIGTQHPQHKAAVLLCLVEGKAVLCEKPLGVNAAEVREMVAEARSRGLFLMEAIWTRFFPALEALRSVLAQGTLGDLRVARAEFGNNFTHVPRATDWAQAGGGLLDLGIYCIQFISMVFGGQKPEKISAMGRHHETGVDDTVTVLLQYPGGVHASFTCSITAKLSNTAFVSGTKGMAQILDPCWCPTELVVKGKHTKFPLPPTPNKEYNFLNGAGMSYEAQHVRECLRKGLKESPVITLAESELLADILEEVRKAIGVTFPQDKR from the exons ATGGCGCTCCGCTGGGGCATAGTGTCAGCTGGCCTTATCTCCGGCGACTTCACGACCGTGCTGGGGACGCTGCCTCGCTCGGAGCACCAG gtggtggcagtggcggCCCGCGACTTGAACCGGGCGAAGGAGTTCGCACGGAAACACGACATCCCCAAGGCCTACGGCTCCTATGTGGAGCTGGCCAGGGACCCGAACGTAG AGGTGGTCTACATTGGCACCCAGCACCCCCAGCACAAGGCCGCAGTGCTGCTGTGCTTGGTGGAAGGCAAGGCCGTCCTGTGCGAGAAGCCCCTGGGCGTGAACGCCGCGGAAGTTCGCGAGATGGTTGCCGAGGCCCGATCCCGAGGCCTCTTCCTTAtggag GCCATCTGGACCCGCTTTTTTCCTGCGTTAGAGGCTTTGAGGTCTGTTTTGGCCCAGGGTACTCTCGGGGACCTTCGGGTGGCTCGAGCAGAATTTGGGAACAACTTCACCCATGTACCCCGGGCCACTGACTGGGCCCAGGCTGGTGGTGGCCTGCTGGACCTCGGCATCTACTGCATCCAGTTCATCTCCATGGTCTTTGGTGGGCAGAAGCCAGAGAAGATTTCAGCCATGGGAAGGCACCATGAAACAG GTGTGGATGACACTGTCACTGTGCTACTCCAGTACCCAGGAGGGGTGCATGCCAGCTTCACCTGCAGCATCACCGCCAAGCTGTCCAACACAGCCTTTGTGAGTGGTACCAAAGGCATGGCCCAG ATCCTTGACCCCTGCTGGTGCCCAACAGAACTGGTGGTGAAGGGGAAGCATACGAAGTTCCCGCTGCCCCCAACCCCGAACAAGGAGTACAATTTTCTAAACGGGGCAGGCATGAGTTATGAAGCCCAGCACGTCCGGGAGTGCCTGCGCAAGG GCCTGAAGGAAAGTCCTGTGATTACACTGGCAGAAAGTGAGCTCCTTGCTGACATCCTTGAGGAGGTGAGGAAAGCCATTGGAGTCACCTTCCCCCAAGACAAACGCTGA